A region of Chitinophaga horti DNA encodes the following proteins:
- a CDS encoding ligand-binding sensor domain-containing protein, with translation MPIYEDKAGIIWLGTGGGVSRYDGKSFRNFTTRDGLTNNDVHAIVQDETGKIWFGTRGDITIYDGKTFTTLTDKDGKTFRNVWAMIKDKKDNIWFGADGLGRYDGSAFTQIDQMGAGVIIQDKKGNVLTSIGGPIFLYDEQSLSDKKPHVTVIKTKYEGRRNLPFGMLRANDGSIWIGVDRYSYDGKTLTPSILR, from the coding sequence ATGCCTATTTATGAAGATAAAGCTGGCATTATTTGGCTTGGCACTGGAGGTGGAGTGAGCCGTTATGATGGGAAATCGTTTCGAAATTTTACAACCCGGGATGGCCTGACCAATAATGATGTTCATGCTATCGTTCAAGACGAAACAGGGAAAATTTGGTTTGGCACACGGGGGGATATCACCATTTATGATGGAAAAACATTTACCACTCTTACCGATAAGGACGGCAAAACTTTCAGGAACGTATGGGCTATGATAAAAGACAAAAAAGACAATATCTGGTTCGGCGCCGATGGTCTTGGGCGTTATGACGGCAGTGCCTTTACCCAAATTGATCAGATGGGTGCTGGTGTTATAATCCAAGATAAAAAGGGAAATGTCCTGACTAGTATAGGTGGTCCCATTTTCCTTTATGATGAACAGTCATTATCTGATAAAAAGCCACATGTAACAGTAATAAAGACAAAATATGAAGGGCGTAGAAATCTGCCTTTTGGGATGTTAAGGGCTAATGATGGAAGTATTTGGATTGGAGTTGACCGTTATAGTTATGATGGAAAGACCCTCACGCCGTCAATTTTAAGATAA
- a CDS encoding cupin domain-containing protein gives MITIKDIAPVAVIPGFTARFVHTDTVTLAYWDILPGSRLPVHKHLHEQITQVEEGSFELTVDAVTQVYTKGMVVVIPSMVEHGGVALTACKLFDIFTPVREDYKALQEAGLAVK, from the coding sequence ATGATAACGATTAAAGACATTGCTCCCGTGGCGGTAATACCCGGCTTTACCGCCCGCTTCGTACATACGGATACCGTTACCCTCGCATACTGGGATATATTGCCGGGCTCCCGGCTGCCCGTCCACAAACACCTGCATGAACAGATTACCCAGGTAGAAGAAGGTTCATTTGAACTTACTGTTGACGCCGTGACCCAGGTGTACACCAAGGGCATGGTCGTAGTGATCCCTTCGATGGTGGAACATGGCGGCGTTGCGCTGACGGCTTGCAAGCTGTTTGATATCTTTACCCCGGTACGGGAGGACTATAAAGCCTTGCAGGAAGCAGGTTTGGCGGTGAAGTAA
- a CDS encoding sensor histidine kinase codes for MITPWPSVPVQIIRLPLKVTVYNWLTAKLVINFLHLRKNEGALLSPEQVSKHEQELAESANALLENMETILLWSKSQMDALRPQLTSVYAHELFDFLRKQFDKQADIRFAGNATFVTDENCIRTIAYNLTSNAIKASTQIEWTAGVENRRPYLTIEDNGPGLDAKLFQDDALRGTSATSVKSGLGLSIVKDLAHAIGATIQLEKVKEGTCIRINFPQV; via the coding sequence GTGATCACGCCCTGGCCTTCGGTGCCTGTCCAGATCATTCGACTGCCGCTGAAAGTAACGGTGTATAACTGGCTTACGGCGAAGTTGGTGATCAACTTCCTGCACCTGCGTAAAAATGAAGGCGCGCTGTTGTCGCCGGAGCAGGTATCTAAGCATGAACAGGAACTGGCCGAATCTGCGAACGCACTGCTCGAAAATATGGAAACGATCCTGCTCTGGAGCAAAAGCCAGATGGATGCACTCCGCCCGCAACTCACCAGCGTGTACGCACATGAGTTATTCGACTTTCTCCGTAAACAGTTCGACAAACAGGCTGACATCCGCTTTGCCGGCAATGCCACGTTCGTGACGGACGAAAACTGTATCCGCACGATCGCTTACAACCTCACGAGCAACGCCATCAAAGCTTCCACGCAAATCGAGTGGACGGCCGGCGTAGAAAACAGGCGGCCATATCTCACGATTGAAGATAATGGCCCCGGCCTTGACGCGAAGCTGTTCCAAGACGATGCCTTACGCGGTACATCAGCCACCAGCGTGAAGTCCGGACTAGGTTTATCGATCGTAAAAGACCTCGCACACGCTATCGGCGCCACCATCCAGCTTGAAAAGGTAAAAGAAGGCACCTGCATAAGGATCAACTTTCCACAGGTATAA
- a CDS encoding DUF1349 domain-containing protein yields MKKLFAGFLCLSLAQAVSAQTLDKMQWFNEPAKWEIKDKSLSMFVTPQSDYWRISHYGFTVDDAPFMYTTYGGEFEAKVKITGEYKARFDQMGLMLRIDQENYIKAGIEFVDGKYNLSTVVTHHTSDWSVITLDKTPPFVWIKAVRRLDAVEVFYSFDDKTYVMMRNAHLKDNTPVMVGLMAACPDGNGFNAKFEQFSVKHLPDQRRLEWLSKHKD; encoded by the coding sequence ATGAAAAAATTATTCGCAGGCTTCCTCTGCCTGTCGCTAGCCCAGGCCGTATCGGCGCAGACTTTAGACAAGATGCAATGGTTTAATGAACCGGCTAAATGGGAGATCAAAGACAAATCGCTCAGCATGTTCGTAACCCCGCAAAGTGACTACTGGCGTATTTCTCACTATGGCTTTACGGTGGATGACGCCCCGTTTATGTATACGACTTATGGCGGCGAATTTGAAGCGAAGGTGAAGATTACAGGCGAATACAAAGCACGTTTCGATCAGATGGGGCTGATGCTGCGTATCGACCAGGAAAACTATATTAAAGCGGGCATCGAGTTCGTGGATGGAAAATATAACCTCAGCACAGTGGTAACGCATCACACCAGTGATTGGAGTGTAATTACGCTCGATAAAACGCCGCCTTTCGTATGGATCAAGGCGGTACGCAGGCTGGATGCGGTAGAGGTATTCTACTCGTTCGACGACAAAACGTATGTAATGATGCGTAACGCGCACCTCAAAGATAATACGCCGGTAATGGTGGGCCTCATGGCCGCCTGTCCCGACGGTAACGGCTTTAACGCTAAGTTCGAGCAGTTCAGTGTAAAACATCTGCCCGACCAGCGTCGGCTGGAGTGGCTCAGCAAACACAAGGACTAA